A DNA window from Paraclostridium bifermentans contains the following coding sequences:
- a CDS encoding shikimate kinase, translated as MKNIILIGFMGTGKTTVGKELARIKDMDFLDMDLELEKKEKKTINQIFKEHGEVYFREKESELLKEISCLENTIISTGGGVVENESNAEILKNIKNVIWLDGNVNTISNNLENEIDKRPKLKNINDLKNYIQELLNHRYEKYRKCSDIKINIDDKNIAQVVREILVYI; from the coding sequence ATGAAAAATATAATCTTAATTGGATTTATGGGGACTGGAAAGACGACAGTTGGAAAGGAATTAGCTAGAATTAAAGATATGGATTTTTTAGATATGGATTTAGAGCTTGAAAAAAAAGAAAAGAAAACAATAAACCAAATTTTCAAAGAACATGGAGAAGTATATTTTAGAGAGAAAGAATCAGAGTTACTCAAAGAAATATCTTGTTTAGAAAATACTATAATATCTACTGGTGGTGGAGTTGTAGAAAATGAAAGTAATGCTGAGATTTTAAAAAATATAAAAAACGTAATATGGTTAGATGGAAATGTTAATACTATATCTAATAATCTAGAAAATGAAATAGACAAAAGACCAAAACTAAAAAATATAAATGATTTGAAAAACTATATCCAAGAACTATTAAATCACAGATATGAAAAATATAGAAAATGTTCAGATATCAAAATAAATATTGATGATAAAAATATAGCCCAAGTAGTTAGGGAGATACTTGTTTATATTTAA
- a CDS encoding sensor histidine kinase encodes MGYKLIYILNISILLASGFYISSYARKNKVFISSMLIISIVLNFINLKQSPYLYMAATVSSFMVIQSIYNFNIKKYKYRELKIGSLCLVSLLIIFLNKNFLQFNIVMNAFISIGLFFIVLRRYSKKDRDKNSHLVIDLKILKNKIKGKNDNLKASKKETKKLLDVLNNKKEILNIILEQNNKCVILIDKYGYISNEDSSFSNVWKEYSCCNYKIKFSHFLNKSIENSTDVLLDVQKVYDIGIKLNREIISKDNRYFDCEYTPLKVNNRIIGVICIMTDITYKKYSQKIIDYNKIKYKKTIETIPHTIVVTRDNEITYNNNNNLEIDIYEDRLKDFILNTKSKGSFEGYLNKDTKKYLNINKASFEENNIKKDIAIIRDTTEYNVLLKSIEQSAKNYISLVNAIPQGIYIYDFEDKKTTYVNEVLLNMSGFESLNEFNDSHIIKDISWVLNKFGQDVKFMRHKIQNRKGKYIDVELGGITLEINNKMTCIGIMNDITEKVKAENIEREIAKKKLEYKQKNHFFINMSHELKTPLNLIMSSNQLIQSVFKDEILSNESGLIAAVTNSVKKQSYISLRLIENIMTLTKLEADFYKPEVDCYDVVSLVEDIIIEINKYSIDDKIKFIFDTNIEEKLVRVDPYDIERIILLLFSKLIKQSKQNSTIYIELLDNIKGLNIYIKNIGRYDKDICLNNQSRDNINMNVEVAKSIINIYGGEINIVENKNSIEIDINLDIKESLDYNEKKICTLNKESIYAEYSMINAL; translated from the coding sequence ATGGGATATAAGCTGATATATATATTAAATATATCAATTTTACTAGCTAGTGGATTTTATATTTCCTCGTATGCTAGAAAAAATAAAGTTTTTATTAGTTCGATGTTGATAATATCTATAGTTTTGAATTTTATAAATTTAAAGCAATCACCATATTTATATATGGCTGCTACTGTTAGTAGTTTTATGGTTATACAATCTATTTATAATTTTAATATTAAAAAATACAAATACAGAGAGCTTAAAATAGGCTCTTTGTGTTTAGTATCTTTATTAATAATATTTTTAAATAAAAATTTTTTGCAATTTAACATAGTAATGAATGCATTTATAAGTATAGGATTGTTTTTTATAGTTTTAAGAAGATATTCAAAAAAAGATAGGGACAAGAACAGTCATCTAGTAATTGATTTAAAGATTCTTAAAAATAAAATTAAAGGTAAAAATGATAATCTAAAAGCTAGCAAAAAAGAAACCAAAAAACTATTGGATGTATTAAACAATAAAAAAGAAATTTTAAATATAATATTAGAACAAAATAACAAGTGTGTAATTTTAATAGATAAGTACGGATATATTTCAAATGAAGACAGCAGTTTTTCAAATGTTTGGAAAGAATACTCATGTTGCAATTACAAAATAAAGTTTTCACATTTTTTAAATAAGAGTATAGAAAACAGTACGGATGTATTATTAGATGTGCAAAAGGTATATGATATAGGGATTAAGCTAAATAGAGAGATAATTAGCAAAGACAATAGATATTTTGACTGTGAGTATACTCCATTAAAAGTGAACAATCGAATAATTGGAGTTATATGTATAATGACTGATATAACATATAAAAAATATTCACAGAAAATAATTGATTATAACAAAATAAAGTATAAAAAAACTATAGAAACTATACCTCATACTATTGTGGTAACAAGGGACAATGAAATTACATACAACAATAATAATAATTTAGAAATTGATATATACGAAGATAGATTAAAAGATTTTATTTTAAATACAAAATCAAAAGGAAGTTTTGAAGGATATTTAAATAAAGATACTAAAAAATACTTAAATATAAATAAAGCTAGTTTTGAAGAAAATAATATAAAAAAAGATATAGCAATAATAAGGGACACTACAGAGTATAATGTGCTTTTGAAAAGCATAGAACAAAGTGCCAAAAACTACATATCTTTAGTTAATGCTATTCCTCAAGGAATATATATATATGATTTTGAAGATAAAAAAACTACTTATGTAAATGAAGTACTTTTGAATATGTCAGGTTTTGAAAGTTTAAATGAATTTAATGATAGTCATATAATTAAAGACATTTCTTGGGTTTTAAATAAATTTGGACAAGATGTCAAATTTATGCGACATAAGATACAAAATAGGAAAGGAAAATATATAGATGTAGAACTAGGGGGAATTACCCTGGAAATAAATAATAAAATGACATGTATAGGCATAATGAATGATATAACTGAAAAAGTTAAGGCTGAAAATATAGAAAGAGAAATAGCTAAGAAAAAACTAGAATATAAACAAAAAAATCATTTTTTTATAAATATGTCGCATGAATTAAAAACTCCATTAAATTTAATAATGTCATCTAATCAATTGATTCAATCTGTTTTCAAAGATGAGATCTTAAGTAATGAAAGTGGATTGATAGCGGCTGTTACGAATTCAGTAAAAAAACAAAGTTATATTTCTCTAAGACTTATAGAAAATATAATGACATTAACTAAATTAGAAGCTGATTTTTATAAACCAGAAGTAGATTGTTATGATGTTGTAAGTTTAGTTGAAGACATAATAATTGAAATTAATAAATATTCAATAGATGATAAAATAAAATTTATATTTGATACAAATATAGAAGAAAAGCTAGTAAGAGTAGATCCTTATGATATAGAAAGAATAATATTACTACTTTTTAGTAAATTGATAAAACAGTCAAAACAAAATAGTACTATATATATTGAGCTTTTAGATAATATAAAAGGCTTAAATATATATATAAAAAATATAGGGCGATATGATAAAGATATATGTCTAAATAATCAATCCAGAGATAATATAAATATGAATGTAGAAGTTGCAAAATCTATAATTAATATTTATGGAGGTGAAATAAATATAGTTGAAAATAAAAATAGTATAGAGATAGATATAAACCTCGATATTAAAGAAAGTTTAGACTATAATGAAAAGAAAATTTGCACACTAAATAAAGAATCCATATATGCTGAATACTCTATGATAAATGCTTTATAA
- a CDS encoding elongator complex protein 3, translating into MKKRIIPIFVPHRGCPHDCIFCNQKKITGVSTDITSEDVRNIIEEYLTTIDKDASIEIAFFGGSFTAIDMDVQRSLLSVAKEYVDKNIVDDIRMSTRPDCINDEILTMLKEYKTSIIELGVQSLDEKVLIDSVRGHSDEDVFKSSKLIKDYGINLGLQMMVGLPSDTEEKCIKTAKKFIELKPDCVRVYPTLVVKETGLEKLLKEGKYNSFTLEKSIDIVKKVLVLFYINNINVIRVGLQATEDIAIGKEVLAGPYHPAYRELVESKMYGDFIEHLIKTYEVKKNLVVLVNKRNVSRILGNKKSNVIEIKEKYDVLLKTKEANLDINELEFVLDDEKTIKFDTKDIYMKLSDIYNL; encoded by the coding sequence ATGAAAAAGAGAATTATACCTATATTTGTGCCTCATAGGGGATGCCCTCATGATTGTATTTTCTGTAATCAAAAGAAAATTACTGGAGTAAGCACAGATATTACAAGTGAAGATGTAAGAAATATAATTGAAGAATATTTAACTACAATAGATAAAGATGCAAGTATTGAAATTGCATTTTTTGGAGGTAGTTTTACTGCTATAGATATGGATGTTCAAAGAAGCTTACTTTCTGTAGCTAAGGAATACGTAGATAAAAATATCGTAGATGATATAAGGATGTCTACGAGACCTGATTGTATAAATGATGAAATACTAACTATGCTAAAAGAATACAAAACAAGTATTATAGAACTTGGAGTTCAGTCCTTAGATGAGAAAGTATTAATAGATAGTGTAAGAGGTCATAGTGATGAAGATGTATTTAAAAGCTCAAAGCTTATAAAGGATTACGGCATAAATTTAGGATTACAGATGATGGTAGGGTTACCATCAGACACAGAAGAAAAATGCATAAAAACAGCAAAAAAATTTATAGAATTAAAACCGGACTGCGTAAGAGTATACCCTACTTTAGTAGTTAAAGAGACAGGCCTTGAAAAGCTATTAAAGGAAGGTAAATATAATTCATTTACACTTGAGAAAAGTATAGATATAGTAAAAAAAGTTTTGGTTTTATTTTATATAAATAATATAAATGTAATTAGAGTTGGATTGCAAGCAACTGAAGATATAGCAATAGGAAAAGAAGTTCTTGCAGGTCCATATCATCCAGCTTATAGAGAATTAGTTGAAAGTAAGATGTATGGAGATTTTATTGAACACTTAATTAAAACATATGAGGTTAAGAAAAATTTAGTAGTTTTAGTTAACAAAAGAAATGTATCTAGAATATTAGGTAATAAAAAATCTAATGTAATAGAAATAAAAGAAAAATACGATGTTTTATTAAAAACTAAGGAAGCAAATTTAGATATAAATGAATTAGAATTTGTATTAGATGATGAAAAAACTATAAAATTTGATACAAAAGATATATATATGAAATTAAGCGATATATACAACCTTTAG
- the aroE gene encoding shikimate dehydrogenase: protein MDINAKTNLLCLIGSPVEHSFSPNIHNYLIKKNNLNMKYMCFNVKSDELENAIKGIKALGIKGCNVTIPHKVEIIKHLDAVDKNALLIGAVNTVKNEGGKLIGYNTDGVGFVKSITDKGYDIYNKKVLIIGAGGAARSIAIEMASNGAKEINLRNRTIKNAKEISDVLIDSFGINSKCSTDEITKDDLENINIIINTTPIGMDKDKDSCPIDESINLLNKDILVCDIVYNPHETKFISWAKKNKFDIVYGIDMLINQAVEGFNIWTGIYANEHEKLKDILKNV, encoded by the coding sequence ATGGATATAAATGCAAAGACTAATTTATTATGTTTAATAGGAAGTCCTGTTGAACATAGTTTTTCACCTAATATACATAACTATTTAATAAAAAAAAATAATCTGAATATGAAATACATGTGCTTTAATGTTAAAAGTGATGAATTGGAAAATGCTATAAAAGGAATTAAAGCTTTAGGTATTAAAGGATGCAATGTAACTATTCCTCATAAAGTGGAAATAATTAAACATTTAGATGCAGTAGATAAGAATGCTCTATTGATTGGAGCTGTAAATACTGTAAAAAATGAAGGCGGAAAGTTAATTGGATACAATACTGATGGTGTTGGGTTTGTAAAATCAATAACAGACAAGGGCTATGATATTTACAATAAAAAAGTTTTAATAATAGGAGCGGGAGGAGCTGCTAGAAGTATAGCTATAGAAATGGCATCAAATGGAGCTAAAGAAATAAATTTAAGAAATAGGACTATAAAAAATGCTAAAGAAATATCTGATGTTTTAATTGATAGTTTTGGTATAAACTCAAAATGTTCAACAGATGAAATAACTAAAGATGATTTAGAAAATATAAATATAATAATTAATACTACTCCTATTGGAATGGATAAAGATAAAGATAGTTGTCCAATAGATGAAAGCATCAATTTACTTAATAAAGATATACTTGTATGTGACATTGTTTATAATCCTCATGAAACTAAATTTATTTCTTGGGCTAAAAAAAATAAATTTGATATTGTATATGGAATAGATATGCTTATAAATCAAGCTGTAGAAGGATTTAATATATGGACCGGTATTTATGCAAATGAGCATGAAAAGTTAAAGGATATACTAAAAAATGTATAA
- a CDS encoding CD1247 N-terminal domain-containing protein, protein MKYLYEEVAYLKGLAEGLEISEETKEGKIINKIVDVLESFADAIVELEEEQIELIDYVESIDEDLSDIEDDIYEEEDEDDEDDDDEEYNYIEMECPNCNDFVEIDEDLLYNEDIDIVCPNCQAVILSAEDECECSDECICDCDCHDEK, encoded by the coding sequence ATGAAATATTTATATGAAGAAGTTGCGTACTTAAAAGGTCTTGCAGAGGGATTAGAAATAAGTGAAGAAACAAAAGAAGGCAAAATAATAAATAAAATAGTAGATGTTTTAGAAAGTTTTGCAGATGCAATAGTAGAATTAGAAGAAGAACAAATAGAACTTATAGATTATGTAGAATCTATAGACGAAGATTTATCAGATATAGAAGATGATATATACGAAGAAGAAGATGAAGACGATGAAGATGATGATGACGAAGAATATAACTACATAGAAATGGAATGCCCTAATTGTAATGATTTTGTAGAGATAGATGAAGACCTACTATATAATGAAGACATAGATATAGTATGCCCTAATTGTCAAGCAGTTATATTATCTGCAGAAGATGAGTGTGAATGCTCAGATGAATGCATATGTGATTGCGATTGCCATGATGAAAAATAA
- a CDS encoding M24 family metallopeptidase, protein MKNRVLKLRAEMERLNLDAILIEESKNKRYISGFTGTAGSIIITKEKNILFTDFRYTQQAKNQTEDFEIVEISRTNPITNFLKEMDMKRLGFEDDKMSFSTYSNYKDALSSTEMIPLKGLMLDLRAIKDEKELEVIRQASKIADNGFKYILGFIKPGMKESDVALELEFFMRKQGATGVSFDFIVASGKRSSMPHGVASDKVIELGDFVTIDFGCVYNGYCSDMTRTIVVGKANEKQKEIYNIVLEAQLKVIEAAKANMSGIELDNIARQYIIEKGYGDKFGHGLGHGIGLDVHELPNVNTLGEKLLKPNMVISDEPGIYIEDFGGVRIEDLLIITEDGCEVLNSSPKELIELEF, encoded by the coding sequence GTGAAAAATAGAGTTTTGAAATTAAGAGCAGAGATGGAAAGATTAAACTTAGATGCAATTTTAATTGAAGAGTCTAAAAATAAAAGATACATATCTGGATTTACAGGAACTGCTGGTTCTATAATAATAACTAAAGAAAAAAACATATTATTTACAGACTTTAGATATACACAACAAGCTAAAAATCAAACAGAGGATTTTGAAATAGTTGAAATATCTAGAACAAACCCGATCACAAATTTCTTGAAAGAAATGGATATGAAAAGACTAGGATTTGAAGATGATAAAATGAGTTTTTCAACATATTCAAATTATAAAGACGCTTTATCTAGTACAGAAATGATTCCATTAAAAGGATTAATGCTAGATTTAAGAGCTATAAAGGATGAAAAAGAATTAGAGGTTATAAGACAAGCATCTAAAATTGCAGATAATGGATTTAAATATATATTAGGATTTATTAAGCCAGGAATGAAGGAAAGTGACGTAGCTTTAGAGCTTGAGTTTTTTATGAGAAAACAAGGTGCAACTGGAGTATCATTTGATTTTATAGTAGCATCAGGAAAAAGATCATCTATGCCTCATGGAGTAGCTAGCGATAAAGTTATAGAGTTAGGCGATTTCGTAACAATAGATTTTGGATGTGTATATAATGGATATTGCTCAGATATGACAAGAACTATAGTTGTAGGAAAAGCTAATGAAAAGCAAAAGGAAATATACAATATAGTATTAGAAGCTCAATTAAAGGTTATAGAAGCTGCGAAAGCTAACATGAGTGGAATAGAACTTGACAATATCGCAAGACAATATATAATTGAAAAAGGATATGGTGATAAATTTGGTCATGGCTTAGGACACGGAATAGGCCTTGATGTACATGAACTTCCAAATGTTAATACATTGGGAGAAAAGTTATTAAAGCCTAATATGGTTATAAGTGATGAGCCAGGTATATACATAGAAGATTTTGGTGGTGTAAGAATTGAAGATCTACTTATAATAACAGAAGATGGATGTGAAGTATTAAATTCATCACCAAAGGAATTAATAGAATTAGAATTTTAA
- the rnc gene encoding ribonuclease III, whose protein sequence is MKIKSSILVNISKFEDIIKYKFKNKKFILEALTHSSYSNENKSYLFNERLEFLGDSVLGIVISDYLFQKEQDLPEGELTKLRANIVCEESLSDVAKEINLGRHILLGRGEEATGGRDRISILADAFEAVIAAIYLDGGIENAKEFILDHMEAIIQDSIKGRIFRDYKTHLQEVVQSKGESIISYNLVEEIGPDHNKRFVMEVTLDGEVLGRGEGKSKKEAEQSAAKQALRRMI, encoded by the coding sequence ATGAAAATAAAATCAAGTATATTAGTTAATATATCAAAATTTGAAGATATTATTAAATATAAATTTAAAAATAAAAAATTTATATTAGAGGCATTAACACATAGTTCATACTCTAATGAGAATAAATCTTATTTATTCAATGAAAGATTAGAATTCTTAGGAGATTCAGTGTTAGGAATAGTAATAAGTGATTATTTATTCCAAAAAGAACAAGATTTACCAGAAGGTGAGTTAACAAAATTAAGAGCCAATATAGTTTGTGAAGAGTCTTTAAGTGATGTTGCTAAAGAAATAAATTTAGGAAGACACATTCTTTTAGGAAGAGGAGAAGAAGCTACGGGAGGTAGAGATCGTATATCTATACTAGCCGATGCATTTGAAGCTGTAATAGCTGCAATATACCTAGATGGCGGAATTGAAAATGCAAAAGAATTTATATTAGATCACATGGAAGCTATAATTCAAGACTCTATAAAAGGAAGAATCTTCAGAGACTATAAGACTCATTTACAAGAGGTTGTACAAAGTAAAGGTGAAAGTATAATTTCATATAACTTAGTAGAAGAAATTGGACCAGACCATAACAAAAGATTTGTAATGGAAGTTACTTTAGACGGTGAAGTTTTAGGAAGAGGAGAAGGTAAGAGCAAAAAAGAGGCAGAACAATCAGCTGCAAAACAAGCATTAAGAAGGATGATTTAA
- the efp gene encoding elongation factor P, translating to MVTAGDFRKGVTFEKDGQPCLIVDFQHVKPGKGAAFVRTKYRNLKTGAIREEAFNPSDKFPKAHIDTRQMQYLYNDGELYYFMDNETFEQIPLDYEKVEDAIKFLKENETATIRFYQGQPFQVEAPNFAELEIVETEPGIKGDTASNVTKSATVETGAVVQVPLFINTGDRIKIDTRTGEYLSRV from the coding sequence ATGGTAACAGCAGGTGATTTTAGAAAAGGTGTAACGTTTGAGAAGGATGGTCAACCATGTTTAATAGTTGATTTCCAACATGTTAAGCCAGGAAAAGGTGCTGCGTTTGTCAGAACTAAGTACAGAAACTTAAAAACAGGAGCAATAAGAGAAGAAGCTTTTAACCCAAGTGACAAGTTCCCTAAAGCTCATATAGACACTAGACAAATGCAATATCTATACAACGATGGTGAGTTATACTACTTTATGGATAACGAAACTTTCGAGCAAATACCACTAGACTATGAAAAAGTTGAAGATGCAATCAAATTCTTAAAAGAAAATGAAACTGCAACAATAAGATTCTACCAAGGGCAACCATTCCAAGTAGAAGCTCCAAACTTTGCAGAACTTGAAATAGTTGAAACAGAGCCAGGAATCAAAGGAGATACTGCAAGTAACGTTACTAAGTCAGCTACAGTTGAGACTGGGGCAGTAGTTCAAGTACCTTTATTCATAAATACAGGAGATAGAATAAAGATAGATACAAGAACTGGAGAATATTTATCAAGAGTTTAA
- the aroQ gene encoding type II 3-dehydroquinate dehydratase codes for MDAIKILIINGPNLNMLGKREPDVYGKNTLEDLEYSIKQTFKDTIDFEFFQSNHEGCIIDKLHEANCNFDGIIINPGAFTHYSYAIADAIKSISTKVVEVHISNVHKREEFRQKSVTASACIGQITGFGFYGYILGVNAIINCEVGIGEK; via the coding sequence GTGGATGCTATAAAAATATTGATAATTAATGGTCCTAATTTAAATATGTTAGGAAAAAGAGAACCTGATGTATATGGGAAAAATACATTAGAAGATTTAGAATATAGCATAAAACAAACATTTAAAGATACTATTGATTTTGAATTTTTTCAAAGTAATCATGAAGGATGTATAATAGATAAATTGCATGAGGCTAATTGTAATTTTGATGGAATTATTATAAATCCTGGAGCGTTTACACATTATAGCTATGCTATAGCAGATGCCATAAAATCTATTAGTACTAAAGTAGTAGAAGTACATATATCAAATGTGCACAAAAGAGAAGAATTTAGACAAAAAAGCGTAACAGCTAGTGCGTGCATAGGACAAATTACAGGATTTGGATTTTATGGATATATTTTAGGGGTAAATGCAATAATAAACTGTGAGGTGGGTATAGGTGAAAAATAG
- a CDS encoding type II secretion system protein, with product MYNYKHKRNGYLILENIVSLSLIGIMASLVVSIFSTSVFYLEKSYNTSKMINLAKKEMCSIEDVIQNNKEENLFKRTSKNIEGYNVKSEVIKERDYFNCYRVSVCVSCEEKEMIIDSYVVRT from the coding sequence ATGTATAACTATAAACATAAGAGGAACGGATATTTAATTTTAGAGAACATTGTATCTTTAAGCTTAATAGGAATAATGGCATCACTAGTTGTAAGCATATTTTCAACTAGTGTTTTTTATTTGGAAAAATCATACAATACAAGTAAAATGATAAATTTGGCAAAAAAAGAAATGTGTAGCATAGAGGATGTAATTCAAAACAATAAAGAAGAAAATTTATTTAAAAGGACTAGCAAAAATATTGAAGGATACAATGTAAAATCAGAAGTGATAAAAGAAAGAGATTACTTTAATTGTTATCGTGTTTCTGTTTGTGTTAGTTGTGAAGAGAAAGAAATGATTATAGATAGTTATGTGGTGAGAACATGA